The nucleotide sequence TTTTAGTACGTTAGTATAGTTTGAGTCTACAAATTCTATTTACAGTTGTCAATAGAGTTTTTTTGAGAAGCTGTACTACGGGGTTGATAAGGCTTACCAGTAGGTTGATTTTGATATTTTTTGATCTCTGTAGCCTCGATATAGTAGTAACGTCCAAGTTGACGAGCAACAATCTGACCATTTTTGATTAAGTCGTGTACTCGCTGACGAGTTATACCCAGTAAGCTGGCCGCTTGAGTTACGGAAAATAGTTCAGAATTATCTTTGGAAGAAAAGTCTGTCATACGTTAAGCCCAGAGAAGGCGATGATCTCAAAGAGCAATTTTAATTTAATATTTCATTCTTAAGCTTCACTCAAAGCGTCGCCCTGTCAGGTTTTCATCATATTTTTTTTTATGTAAACCTATAAGCGGGAGGATTATTGTCGCTAAATTGACCATGAAAAGAGTCATTAATTCCAATTTCGACAGGGTTTCCCACAATTTTCCATTTTTTACCTAAATCTTGCGAAATAACAGTTTCATAATCCCCAGGTTTTATTGGATGATAATTGATTTCTCGACAAGTTATTTCCATATAACCATCAAAAGTTACAGGATCAACATTTAAGTAACAATTGACACGAATTTTATTGTTATTTTTTGTTTCAATTTCAACTTCTCTTTTCTTTGAGATGTTTTGCATTGTAGACATAATTAAAAATGAGGTAAAAAAAATATCCTTTTATTATAAATATAATAGCATGAGTAGCGAGTGAGTGTGACAAACCCTCAA is from Gloeothece verrucosa PCC 7822 and encodes:
- a CDS encoding helix-turn-helix domain-containing protein, with product MTDFSSKDNSELFSVTQAASLLGITRQRVHDLIKNGQIVARQLGRYYYIEATEIKKYQNQPTGKPYQPRSTASQKNSIDNCK